A stretch of Longimicrobium terrae DNA encodes these proteins:
- a CDS encoding amino acid-binding ACT domain-containing protein, producing MMDLTIELDDRPGALAEMGDALGRAGISVEGGGAWVVGGRGVAHFLIANGEAARVALEAEGIRVTAVREVLVQRLNQEQPGQLGRITRAMAEAGVNIEVLYSDHDNQLILVVDDVATGLAVSEAWTREQREATARPSPA from the coding sequence ATGATGGATCTGACGATCGAACTGGATGACCGGCCGGGTGCGCTGGCCGAGATGGGCGACGCCCTGGGCCGCGCCGGGATCAGCGTGGAGGGCGGCGGCGCGTGGGTGGTCGGCGGGCGTGGCGTGGCGCACTTCCTTATCGCCAACGGAGAGGCAGCGCGCGTGGCGCTGGAAGCGGAGGGGATTCGCGTCACCGCCGTACGTGAGGTCCTGGTGCAGCGGCTGAACCAGGAGCAGCCGGGACAGCTGGGCCGAATCACCCGCGCGATGGCGGAAGCGGGCGTAAACATCGAGGTCCTGTACAGCGACCACGACAACCAGCTGATCCTCGTGGTGGATGACGTGGCGACCGGCCTCGCCGTTTCCGAGGCGTGGACGCGCGAGCAGCGCGAGGCCACCGCGCGTCCGTCCCCCGCCTGA
- a CDS encoding OsmC family protein, producing the protein MMNSEHAYAARVVWEGNTGEGTARYTGYGREYHVEIGGKPELRGSADPAFRGDAALHNPEDLFLASISACHMLFYLALCARRGIRVTSYEDDAQGTMRVDAGGGRFEEVTLRPMVTIDGGNDVELALRIHDEAHASCFIANSCAFPIRRAPTVRTR; encoded by the coding sequence ATGATGAACAGCGAGCACGCCTACGCCGCACGGGTGGTCTGGGAGGGCAACACGGGTGAGGGTACCGCCCGGTATACCGGCTACGGCCGCGAGTACCACGTGGAGATCGGCGGCAAGCCGGAACTGCGCGGATCGGCTGATCCCGCCTTTCGCGGCGACGCGGCGCTGCACAACCCCGAGGACCTGTTCCTGGCCTCCATCTCCGCCTGCCACATGCTGTTCTACCTCGCGCTCTGCGCGCGCAGGGGCATCCGCGTCACGAGCTACGAGGATGATGCGCAGGGGACCATGCGCGTGGATGCCGGCGGCGGCCGGTTCGAGGAGGTCACGCTGCGTCCTATGGTGACCATCGATGGCGGGAACGATGTGGAACTCGCGCTGCGCATACACGACGAGGCGCACGCGTCGTGCTTCATCGCCAACTCCTGCGCCTTTCCCATCCGGCGCGCGCCCACGGTCCGCACCCGCTGA